The Solenopsis invicta isolate M01_SB chromosome 12, UNIL_Sinv_3.0, whole genome shotgun sequence DNA window TGGCGAAGAGGACAAAAAGAAGGATGACAAGGTTACATGGGACGGTCACACCTCGAGTGTGGAAGCAGCGACGAGAGCAGCGCGGGCCAACATTACGCTTGAAGAACAAATTCATCAGATACATAAGGTCAAGGGTCTTTTGCCTGatgaggagaaggagaagaTCGGTCCGAAACCAGTAAATCGCGCAACCGAGCTTTCTCATATGGCTGCTGCCGCTTCAAAGCCGCAAGCTACATTGAAAGCACCTCCGAAGCCTCCTGCACCAAAGCCTATACCAGTACCTACTCAACCTCCTCCACCGCCGACCATGAGTATGCCTACTATGGGTATACCCCAACCAATGATGCCACAGCCACCGATGATGATGATGGCACCTATGCCACCTATGGCGCCTAGACCACCACCTCTGATGagtacgaaatttttttatatatcttgaaaaatatattttctaatcggatttttatagataaaactAATCGAAATAAAATCTGTTGTAGCCCCGGCGATGTCACCATTTATGCCAACGCCACCGCCAATACAGCCACCAATGACGGCCGCTGTaagtaatttgttataatacaaCTCCACTAattattgttttctattttaaaatttatttatttaaaatttttttttaaagattggGTTAAAACATCCTGCTAGTAAACCATTGGAAGATGAACCGCAAGCTAAAAAACTGAGAACCGAGGACTCATTAATTCCAGAACAACAGTTTCTTGCTAGaaataaggtaaaaaaaattaatgtcaatttACTGAAGAGCTCAAATTATGTGAGTaaacttgtaaaagaaaaaaattccaaCTCTCTTTTTTCAGGGTCCTGTACAAATTAACATAGCTGTGCCTATGATGACAGAGAAGGCTGAATGGAAATTGAACGGTCAGACATTGAATGTTACTTTACAAGTAAGCGATACTGTGGCAACTATGAAAGCGCTTATTCACGAACAAATTGGCATGCCACCTGggaaacaaaaattacaatacgaggtaataaaaattaataattttttgtcgtATACAtgattatgaataattatagCATTCTGTAAATGTAACTCTTGTTTCCAGGGAATGTTCTTCAAAGATAATAATACTCTtgcatattataatttaacatccGGTAATGTTATCAACTTGCTACCGAAGGAGAGAGGTGGTaggaaaaagtaaataaaagggtaaatatataaattaaatatacagaattattataatagtgatgtgttatatcatttattgatataacCCTAACAATTTTATTGCTGTAACCATTTTGAAGTATCATatgatcaaaatatatattgtgttTATTCTTAAGatcatataatacatataacaattataatattaataaatattacatcaaataagattctttttattataatttaagcttgatttcttttacattgcaaAAGAAATCACGCTCATTCTTTtgcatcgtaaaaaaaattgcgcTTAGTCTTGTGTTCATGTAATACATAAACACAAGACTAAACTTCGACGAATCTTATTCATAGGCAGAAAAAGATTTACGTCAAATTTGGTTGACATgaatatatcattaatttttaggTGTAGTGATTGCtacaatttatcaattatttgtgaattatttcaaaatgtttgatggatatatctttttctgtataattgttttatatattagaataatcattttatttttaaagctttttaaaaaaataaaaaagcatcaTATGTTATTTACAATATCAATTGAAGCTCAGGCtaagagaatttttttacatattcgtACATGTATTGTACGAGAGATTCTCACTCGtatataaaatgcttttctttCAAGATACAATAGAAAGTAGATGTATAAATTTCagtattctaaataatttaataatatgtttagTAAAATTCTCTCAAATAGCCCAAATCTATCACTTTATATTACTCTGAGAATATCGCGCATAAGAGAGGTcctttttagaatatttttttatatatacaagatTTACACATGCTTTTGTTCGCTCCTCTTCTTCAATATCTGATCTATGATTTTGCGATAACGCACGGTCATGGGtctataaatctgaaaatattaatcaattttgatagtaaaagatatctattcaaaattttttttacttaccgATTCGGCATCATCGTAAGGCTGGCACACCAGCGTCAATTCTGGCAGACAGCGTGTAATTTCGTCGAAGTTGCAATTGTTTCGTAGCAAACCGTGTTTTGCTTGATACGCTGCACCCATCATAGCCGAATTGGCTGCTTCCTATATCCGACAAAATTGTGAAAGGTCTCTTcgagtatattaaatatgaataataataatcatcgCAATGTGTTTACCATGATATATACTGGCGAATTAAACACGTCGGAAAGCACTTGCagtatagttttatttatagaaGCACCTCCCGTTGCAATTATCCGAGTATTAGGtccttcattaaaaaaaaaagaaattatcagAAATTTTTGTGAAGTAAGATCGTAAAAGAGAAATTTTCATAGGGGATTGCTTACCGATGACAAATCCAAAGTCTTCAGCGTATGCTCTCTTTGCGACAAATTGACCCTCGATTAGCGCTCTAACTTCCACTTCCTTCGAACTGTATCGAGAGATCTCGTCATTGGCCTTGTTATATCTATAATCTCCAATGACGAAAGGTAGAATCTCTTGCGTATCGAAATACAATGCGAAATTGCCGAAATTTCCTCGCGGAGTACTTTCTAACAATTCGTTGAATATCTGCCAGCTACCTTGCGCGGCATCGTTCCGTATCCTTTCGCGAGTCAAAGAACCGTTTTTAAAGCTGCAATGCAAAATTGCTGTTCATTGGTTTTTATATTGTAGTAGTAAATGAATGACAGAAGACGCTTACCAGAGTAACGCCATGTAAGCCTGATCGTCTACTGGATTACACAGTACGTGACCGTCTGTTATGGTCTTGGGTTCGTTCAACCATAGGAATAAGGTATCGCTCGTACCCAAACTGCAAGCGATATCACCTTCTTTTAGCCTCATACCTACGTATCATTCTTGTCGTAAGTACAACGGCATGTTCTAAAGTTGTTGTTCGCGAAATTAAACGAAAAATCGTGGCCAAGTGCACGAGTGACACTGCGTACCTAGTAAGGAGCCAGGATTGTCCCCGGTGAACGCGATTATCCTACATTCCTCATTGAAACCGAATCTTTCCACGAAGTAAGGCGATATAGGGCCGATATCGCTGTACGATGAAACGGGCTTACCCAGTTTCTCTCTCAGCCCCGTTGCGCAAGTCTATCAAGTACGTACATTAAATACACAGCGAGCAGGCGTTAAACACAAACGTATACAATGCTATTTTACCTCCAATAACATATCATCCCAGTCTTTCGTACGGATATTTAGCAGATTCATGCCCGAGCCATCCGACCAGTCGATGGGCGCGTAATCGCCCAGAAACAAGGAGGCGATAAAATTGCTGACCAAGGAGATCCTCTGGAAAAATGGGGTGAGAAAGAACGGGACACgcgtaaataacaatattcGGCTCAGACGCGTTTTAGAAGCGGCACAAAGCGTATGACGCACAGCTTTGATCATCGTGATATAATTAGAGGCGTTAAATCACACGGCGGTTACGTCGCAGAAATTTTTAGATTGCACACTTCTGTCAGTGAGACGTTTTAAGAGGAAATGAAAACGTGATTAATCGTAAGAACGCGAGTCAATAGAAATTCGATATTAATTGCTACACATCGTCTACACACTTGCAAAACTACAATAGACACACtcgtaaaataaacaattatatagaaattgtaGGATCAATCAGTATAGCCATACGTAACGAATACCTCGGTCGGATTGCCGTTTTCATTTTTTCGAAGGAAGCCACGAGTTTTTAGTAGGTAATACCTCAGTGCTGCAGTAGGCTTCCGGCTTCGTGCGTGCTATTTTCGCAATCTGCGGTCCTGAGAATCTCTCGTACGCCCGTGAACCCGTTATTTCCGCTAATTTCTGAAATCACAGCGGCGCACGGATAACTATAAATGCCGTCGGCCTCCTGGccctcgtgtgtgtgtgtgtgtgtgtgtgtgtgtgtgtgtgtgtgtgtgtgtgtgtgtgtgtgcgtgtgtgtgtgtatgtgtgtgtgtgtgtgtgtgtacaccaAGTTTAAGCCGGCTACTTTAAATATTTGGCCAATTCGTTCTCGCGTAGTTACAACTGTCAGTCGTTTAGGATGTTGCACATCGCGGAAATAAACCCCTTGTGAAAGCTAATGTTAGCCAATAAACGTATATGCATTCGTATAAACTTTAACGTATATAACCGCCAGATATTTGGATGTATATTTTCGCGTGCGTTGTGTAATCCGTCCTTATTACATACATGTAGGAAAGACGAGCGATGCTTACTTGAGGCCCACCCACGATCTCCTCCAGAACGCTACACTCTTTCGACGTACTGGAATCCATCCATACGGGCGAGTGAGTCACGGAAAACGACGTGGCGAATTGTTCGTGCAGGAATTTTATCGGGTCCAAACGCCGTAGCCGATCGCGGCTGCCCTTGCCCCAATAAACCGTGCCGTGCTGCTGCTCAtacgattaaaatatataaacaaacgTACTCTTTGTGAGTCGGCTCtttaaaataatcgattttaCTTTCAATATACGGTCGTGTTACCTGCGCGCAACCAGAAATAGCTGTTACTCTGCTAAAATCGACCCCGCAAACGCGCAATTTGTCTAGTATCATATCTAAGGCCTTAACCCACATCAAAGAAGGCACCACCACGACGTGTGACTCGTCCTTCTTTCGTATGACCCCTCCGTACGTCCTGCAAAGTTAGAATATACTCCTCGTTACGTGAACTTTAACTGTACCGCGAGTGTTTTCCCATGTCTTCAATTCGCTAATATGTTATTCTTATGCAACGATAATGATTCTCATTATCCAATAGGAAGATCAGTTAATTCTTAATTGTCATCTCAAAacgaaaaatgcaaaaaattgctTTCTAAATCTCGTAAAGTGAAAATAAAGCCTTTGTCGAGTGATTTGTCACTCTGATAAGAGTAAAAGTGCAACATGAAAATTGAACCTGCATTAACAGAAAAGATtactaaattctaataaatatttgtttgtatagTTGCAATGAAACCTTTACTTGCGGTAcgtaaatatttactcaataaaaaaatgtagtaatttagtaaatatttcattgcgactattcaaagaaatatttatttttctcagtgttatatgcaatttttcgagtgaattttcactctacgagataTAGAGAATATGTTCTTAGGTACTTAAAAATCGCTTTGTACCTAAATTCCGGTAGATCATTGTCGAATTGTACGCTGGTTTCGTGAAGGACAGCTAGATTATCGTCAACCACCACCGCTTTCAACTGAAATCAGATCGGGATCGATTAGTCCGGACGCATCGCTGATGATCTTTAGTCATCACGTGATCGGTCTGGATAAACGGCAATAATATTGACGGCGTGCGGCGCGATGCGGGAGAAACTAATACGCATCTATTTATATTATCGCCGACGGTGTCCCGTGGTGCGTACGaatttttattcgtttctttttctctgaTGTCGCAGAATCTCGCGATATCAATTATCGGCCATAATATTTTCATCTCGCCGCATTTTTCGCCGTTTTCGCCTTTCCTCCGTCCGCGTTTTATCTGCCGACGACGGGCCCGTGTGTGTTATCGTCCTGTTAGATAATAGTGACCCTCCCGGCGTCGTCGAAACGTTTCTCTTTCGACTCGCTCGCGTGTTTCCTgcgtaaataaaatactttacagCTGCCGCCGTATTGACATACTTCGGGACGCGTAACACGGGCGTCAAGTAAGACCCAGGCCTTCTCCCTCCCGCCCCGATGGATCGTCTCCTCTATTCGACGCTAATGAAACTCGTAAACACACTTCCTAAGGTTATCACTCTCGGAGTGAATGGGGGCATTGACGACGAAGTAACGAGCGTTAATAATTGAATCGCGTGACGGTTAACGcaagaatttaaagaaaatgaattGAGCGGAGGCTGTGCGTGCCCGTAAGGTGAAGATTGGTACCAAAGGCGCCTCGCGCTTATAAATTACGCTCCCGCGATTGTGGGTAATTAGCGCGTTTTAAAGACCGCCGCGCTTttgttacgtttttttttttttcccagcAACACATCCGGCGCGATACCGTTCTTAGGGCGAATATTAGCGAGATTTGCATCGCGTGCGTCGATTCGGCATGTATAATCACGAGACGCTTCGTGCGACCGCagattttcaaaaaagaaaaaaaaaagaaaagaaagaatatcgCGAGCTCAATTGGAAATTCTCCTGCGTGACTCCTTTTCACGAAGGATCGTTAGTCCTTAAGAAACCGACGTAATTTTGGCGACTCCAATTTCGACAGCTACGAACGCGAAAGAATAAATCGAATCGAGTATCATCCTCTGCTCGATAAATAGGAACCCAGTCGACACAATTTGTatctgttatatatatatatatatatatatatatacatatatataatttggaaataatactttatataacaaatatttcatgaCGTTTGTATCATAATTTACTTGCTTTCCATTCTATTGCTTTCCTTTATGTGATATAAATGCtgcatattatttatgtaacaaatacGTGATGTTTCAATATGTAGAATTTAAACGTTGGAACAACACGGAcgtttatacaaaaaaagtaattaattataataagatggCGTACTTTTGAAACGTAGTGAAATTATAACTACAACGTTGATGCAACTTTcgtgttatataaaatgtgatactGAAACTTATAGCTATTACACAGCAAACAGATAACTGTGTCGACTGATCGGTTTCACATGCGTCACTGAAGCTTCGAGTCTGAGGCGAAATCTTATTTCTCGTCCGTGCcggtttctttaattctttgaaaaaaggaaaaggaagTACATATATGCGAAAGCGAACGACGTCGTTGCTCATGAAATACTCTGTTCTCGAAATATTGCCAAAGTAAGACGATTCCAAACATACTGTTGTGTCAATACCGTCGGCGTCGCGCGATAGGATCGACCGAGTTCCACGTGGTCATCGGAGTAACCGTTACGCTCCGATGAGCGTCGCAGAATCGTCACgtaacataaaaaagaaaagtagaaaaTCGAAGAGAATCTAGAAATGATTCCAGGGAGACCGCGTGTCATTCTTCTTCCGCTTCTCAGGTGGTTCCGTTTGTTTGGATCGCGCATTAGCGCGTCGGTCGCGTCGCGTTTACGCCGTCGGGATCTTCTTTTACCTGCTGCGTGCTGAGGTCTAGGCCCAGATACGTGGCCGTCGGCGGCTCGTCGTCCATCCTGCCGTCCGCTCGGCGTAGGCTCGGCGTAGGCTCGTAGAACCCGGCGCTGTCGCGATCAACACTCGCACCCGGCGGCGTCCACTCCGCTTTGCTGCTCGTGGGACTAAGTGCGGACGACTAACGCGCGGGCCTGTGCGCGGCCCATTCTCGCGACGCACTTtagacgtcgtcgtcgtcgccgtcgtcgccgcagTTGCCACGCGTTACGCTTACGCGCGCGGTTTCGCGGCGCGGCGGGGAGCGGCGAGCGGCTCGCCGTAGCCTCTGTGGCTGGAGAAGTAAATAATCCCGTCCGTCGTTTTCGGTATCAGCGCGAGAGAGTCGCGTCCGTCGTTATGTAATGTAACGCGCTCTCGTTGGATCCGCCTGGAGATTGTTAGCGCGGGCACGGAGCGACGGGAGCGAGCGGCGTGCCGCTGTAACGCCGTAACTCCTCCAGTCGTGATGTTGCTCGACACGCGTGCGAAACGAGATCGGCCTGAGGTAACTCTCCTGGAGAAACGGCCAGGTAAAAGGAGAGGAGATCGTGCGAGCTGCCTTATCGGCGGTCTCTCCGGAACGTGGGCGTTGCATCACCTGCCCGCTCTGTTGCACCTGCTGCCCCAGGGAAGTTGCGACCGCCGCGACGCCGGCGTTATCTGAGGAGCTCTCGACCGTTTTAACGGATAACACAGAGCGCCTCGGAGGTAAACGCGCCAGGCGATACCCTTTCATCGATTTGCGATCGATTTCTTCCTCGCGAAACGTCGACGTCGAGGTGCTAATAATGAGAATTGAAAACAAAGCGCGCTTTGAAAATGCTAACATCAAGATTCACCTTTTCCTCTCAGTTTCGAGAGAACTTTGATTCAACAGATCTCAATTTAAAACTTTAGTTGCCCGACGATGAGGATGATGAAGATACGAGGGAAGACGCGACGCCGACGCACGCGTTCCCttgctttaattttataatctcgTCTTCTTTTTGATTGGCCTTTGGATCTCCGATTCTCAATTGAATCGCAGTACCACGAATTTTATAGACTCTCGAATGTTCGAACGCGGGGATGCCGATGGGGGCGCGAGACAACGAGATAGCCTTGGCAGTACGAATTGCAAACCACTAGGCCCGAAATGCAACGAGCGGCTGGAGAGGCGGATTGTTAGCGCCGATGCACGAGAGTACGTGGGTTTGTTTGCGTAGCGAAGAATCGTATGTGTCGGCTACACCAGGGATGCTCCCCATGGGCGTCAAAAGTTGTTTTCTGGGAGGCTGAAGACTTTCTGGAGAAAATCTTTATTCAACGGCGCGAATGATGAATTTCATTTTGGGGACGCACgatattttttccatatatactggaaaaaaagttttggtAATAATTGaactttggtgaaataatt harbors:
- the LOC105194594 gene encoding xylulose kinase, which translates into the protein MDDEPPTATYLGLDLSTQQLKAVVVDDNLAVLHETSVQFDNDLPEFRTYGGVIRKKDESHVVVVPSLMWVKALDMILDKLRVCGVDFSRVTAISGCAQQHGTVYWGKGSRDRLRRLDPIKFLHEQFATSFSVTHSPVWMDSSTSKECSVLEEIVGGPQKLAEITGSRAYERFSGPQIAKIARTKPEAYCSTERISLVSNFIASLFLGDYAPIDWSDGSGMNLLNIRTKDWDDMLLETCATGLREKLGKPVSSYSDIGPISPYFVERFGFNEECRIIAFTGDNPGSLLGMRLKEGDIACSLGTSDTLFLWLNEPKTITDGHVLCNPVDDQAYMALLCFKNGSLTRERIRNDAAQGSWQIFNELLESTPRGNFGNFALYFDTQEILPFVIGDYRYNKANDEISRYSSKEVEVRALIEGQFVAKRAYAEDFGFVIGPNTRIIATGGASINKTILQVLSDVFNSPVYIMEAANSAMMGAAYQAKHGLLRNNCNFDEITRCLPELTLVCQPYDDAESIYRPMTVRYRKIIDQILKKRSEQKHV